From the genome of Populus trichocarpa isolate Nisqually-1 chromosome 15, P.trichocarpa_v4.1, whole genome shotgun sequence, one region includes:
- the LOC7457786 gene encoding cytochrome P450 71AP13 translates to MAFLQWLKESSSPTLLFVTIFLLVALKFLVKGKLKNSKLNLPPSPAKLPIIGNLHQLGNMPHISLRWLAKKYGPIIFLQLGEIPTVVISSVRLAKEVLKTHDLVLSSRPQLFSAKHLFYGCTDIAFAPYGAYWRNIRKICILELLSAKRVQWYSFVREEEVARLIHRIAESYPGTTNLSKMIGLYANDVLCRVALGRDFSGGGEYDRHGFQKMLDDYQALLGGFSLGDYFPSMEFVHSLTGMKSKLQHTVRRFDQFFDKVITEHQNSEGKQEEKKDLVDVLLDIQKDGSSEMPLTMDNIKAVILDMFAAGTDTTFITLDWTMTELIMNPQVMEKAQAEVRSVVGDRIVVQESDLPRLHYMKAVIKEIFRLHPAVPVLVPRESLEDVIIDGYNIPAKTRIYVNVWGMGRDPELWENPETFEPERFMGSSIDFKGQDFELIPFGAGRRSCPAITFGIATVEIALAQLLHSFDWELPPGIKAQDIDNTEAFGISMHRTVPLHVIAKPHFN, encoded by the exons ATGGCTTTTCTACAATGGCTGAAAGAAAGCTCCAGTCCTACCTTGCTCTTTgtaactatttttcttttagtagcGCTCAAGTTTCTCGTGAAGGGGAAACTGAAAAACAGTAAGCTCAATCTCCCACCAAGCCCTGCGAAGTTGCCAATCATTGGCAACCTTCACCAGCTTGGTAACATGCCTCACATATCTCTCCGATGGCTTGCCAAGAAGTATGGTCCAATCATATTTTTACAACTTGGGGAGATCCCAACTGTAGTGATTTCATCAGTGCGATTGGCAAAAGAAGTTCTGAAAACCCATGATCTTGTACTCTCTAGCCGTCCTCAGCTCTTCTCGGCCAAACACTTGTTCTATGGTTGCACTGATATTGCTTTTGCTCCATATGGTGCTTACTGGAGGAATATAAGGAAAATTTGCATACTTGAGCTTCTTAGTGCCAAGCGTGTCCAATGGTACAGCTTTGttagagaagaagaagttgCTCGCTTGATTCATCGGATTGCAGAATCTTATCCTGGCACTACCAACCTTAGCAAGATGATTGGACTATATGCCAATGATGTCCTTTGTCGGGTTGCGTTAGGAAGGGATTTCTCTGGAGGAGGAGAGTATGATCGGCACGGGTTCCAGAAGATGCTTGATGATTATCAAGCATTGCTTGGAGGATTCAGTCTTGGAGACTATTTTCCTTCAATGGAGTTTGTGCACAGTCTAACTGGAATGAAATCGAAACTCCAGCACACCGTCAGACGGTTTGATCAGTTCTTCGATAAGGTAATAACCGAGCACCAAAATTCTGAGGGGAAACAAGAGGAGAAGAAGGACCTTGTTGACGTTCTACTCGATATTCAAAAGGATGGATCTTCTGAAATGCCTCTCACCATGGATAATATTAAAGCTGTCATCTTG GACATGTTTGCTGCAGGAACTGATACAACCTTCATAACCCTTGATTGGACAATGACAGAGCTTATCATGAATCCTCAAGTCATGGAGAAAGCACAAGCTGAAGTGCGAAGTGTTGTCGGAGACAGAATAGTTGTACAAGAGAGTGATCTGCCCCGACTGCACTACATGAAAGCTGTTATCAAAGAGATCTTTCGATTACATCCTGCGGTTCCAGTTTTAGTCCCAAGAGAATCTTTAGAAGATGTTATCATTGATGGGTACAACATTCCAGCTAAAACACGGATTTATGTCAATGTCTGGGGAATGGGGAGGGATCCAGAACTGTGGGAAAATCCTGAAACATTTGAACCAGAAAGATTTATGGGCAGCAGTATAGACTTCAAGGGGCAAGATTTTGAGCTAATACCATTTGGAGCTGGTAGAAGAAGCTGCCCAGCAATCACATTTGGAATAGCAACTGTTGAAATTGCTTTAGCTCAACTCCTCCACAGCTTTGATTGGGAGCTTCCCCCTGGTATCAAAGCTCAGGATATAGATAATACAGAAGCTTTCGGCATCTCAATGCACAGGACAGTTCCGCTACATGTCATTGCCAAACCACACTTCAACTAA